One Hoplias malabaricus isolate fHopMal1 unplaced genomic scaffold, fHopMal1.hap1 scaffold_142, whole genome shotgun sequence DNA segment encodes these proteins:
- the olig4 gene encoding oligodendrocyte transcription factor 4: MDSDTGSTCSRSSSPDLAVDSAVGGFFSEKMFQAYCRDETGAIRSGHPKAEGPQSAASKSRNRADLNKDDLQELRLKVNSRERKRMHDLNQAMDGLREVMPYAQGPSVRKLSKISTLLLARNYILMLSSSLEEMKKLVGDVYGASQSHSARVVPQIPQMPLHPLAQSLHTLVGNATTSVPSSTQAPHSPPSAGFLGFHAPPGLPSLLKDPLHLSSSYRHFPGMPCPCSLCQPLTASTAASLHSLSMGK; the protein is encoded by the coding sequence ATGGATTCGGACACCGGCTCCACCTGCAGTCGCTCCTCGTCGCCGGATCTCGCCGTAGACTCAGCTGTCGGTGGGTTCTTCTCTGAGAAGATGTTCCAGGCCTACTGCAGAGACGAAACTGGGGCCATCCGGTCGGGACATCCCAAAGCAGAAGGACCACAGTCCGCTGCGAGCAAGAGCCGGAACCGTGCTGACCTCAACAAGGACGACCTGCAGGAACTGAGGCTAAAGGTGAACAGCCGCGAACGCAAGCGAATGCACGACTTGAATCAAGCCATGGATGGCCTCCGAGAGGTGATGCCCTACGCCCAGGGACCTTCGGTTCGCAAGCTGTCCAAGATCTCCACCCTCCTGCTGGCTCGCAACTACATCCTCATGCTGTCCAGCTCTCTGGAGGAGATGAAGAAGCTGGTAGGGGATGTGTATGGGGCATCTCAGAGCCACTCTGCCAGAGTGGTGCCCCAGATTCCCCAGATGCCCTTGCACCCACTTGCCCAGTCCCTGCATACTCTGGTGGGAAATGCAACGACCAGTGTCCCTTCATCAACTCAAGCCCCTCATTCCCCTCCTTCTGCAGGATTCCTGGGCTTCCATGCACCTCCAGGACTGCCCAGCCTGCTGAAAGACCCACTGCATTTGAGCAGTTCTTACCGACACTTCCCTGGCATGCCTTGCCCTTGCTCACTCTGCCAGCCTCTGACAGCATCCACAGCAGCCAGCTTACACAGCCTGTCCATGGGCAAGTGA